The Planctomycetota bacterium genome includes a region encoding these proteins:
- the aroF gene encoding 3-deoxy-7-phosphoheptulonate synthase: MIIVLKANASDVEVRAVIERIEQMGLKAHMSRGEFRTIIGAIGDEAKLRPESVAVLAGVESVMPIMKPYKLASRDFHAEDTVVEVRGRKIGGKHLAVIAGPCSVESEEQVRLVAKRVAAAGAAFLRGGAFKPRTSPYSFQGLGLEGLKILRDVSRETGLPVVTEVMDARQMELVAEYADVLQIGARNMQNYALLTEVGHSDKPVLLKRGPAATVEELLMSAEYILSEGNRNVVLCERGVRGFDKSTRYTLDLAAVPNVQGVSHLPIIVDPSHATGRRDLVAPMALAAVAAGAHGLMIEVHPNPEKALSDGPQQLVPDEFDAMMKALVPIAKAVGRTLETDAKV; the protein is encoded by the coding sequence ATGATCATCGTTCTGAAGGCCAACGCGAGCGACGTCGAGGTCCGAGCGGTCATCGAGCGGATCGAGCAGATGGGCCTAAAGGCCCACATGTCGCGCGGCGAGTTCCGGACGATCATCGGGGCGATCGGCGACGAGGCGAAGTTGCGGCCGGAGTCGGTGGCGGTGCTGGCGGGCGTCGAGTCCGTCATGCCCATCATGAAGCCCTACAAACTCGCCAGCCGGGACTTCCACGCCGAGGACACCGTCGTCGAGGTCCGCGGCCGCAAGATCGGCGGCAAGCACCTGGCGGTGATCGCGGGCCCCTGCTCTGTCGAGAGCGAGGAGCAGGTGCGCCTGGTGGCGAAGCGAGTGGCGGCGGCGGGGGCGGCGTTCCTCCGGGGCGGCGCCTTTAAGCCGCGAACCAGCCCTTACAGTTTTCAGGGCCTGGGGCTGGAGGGCCTCAAGATCCTCCGCGACGTGAGCCGGGAGACCGGCCTGCCCGTCGTGACGGAAGTGATGGACGCGCGGCAAATGGAACTCGTGGCGGAGTACGCCGACGTCCTGCAAATCGGCGCGCGGAACATGCAGAACTACGCCCTCCTGACGGAGGTCGGCCACTCGGACAAGCCGGTCCTCCTCAAGCGCGGGCCGGCAGCGACCGTCGAAGAACTCCTCATGAGCGCCGAGTACATCCTCTCGGAAGGGAACCGGAACGTCGTCCTGTGCGAGCGCGGCGTCCGCGGGTTCGACAAGAGCACCCGCTACACGCTGGACCTGGCGGCCGTGCCGAACGTCCAGGGCGTCTCGCATCTGCCGATCATCGTCGACCCGAGCCACGCGACCGGCCGGCGCGACCTGGTGGCGCCGATGGCGTTGGCGGCGGTGGCGGCCGGGGCGCACGGCCTCATGATCGAGGTCCATCCGAACCCGGAGAAGGCCCTGAGCGACGGGCCCCAGCAACTCGTGCCGGACGAGTTCGACGCGATGATGAAGGCCCTCGTGCCGATCGCCAAGGCGGTCGGACGCACCCTGGAGACCGACGCGAAGGTCTAG